The Fragaria vesca subsp. vesca unplaced genomic scaffold, FraVesHawaii_1.0 scf0513012, whole genome shotgun sequence region ggtgtttttgatgaaattgaaggaagaatgactaacatgatgattgacctaaaattgatttgggtaaactgaaattagttggTGTTATGAACTTAACAGAAGCTAATATGAATCTGACCATGGAACTGAATCTTATCTGGTATTTGGGTttcaattcatatttcatGTAGCATTGTATGAATTTTATCTAAGGTAGGTTAATATAAGGACCGTATTGGCCTATCTTGGATAAAATAGTATTGATTTTACAAGTTATGTTAACAGTGATAATTTTGCCGTTCCATATAAACAACGTCCGGTTTATTCTACAATCATCCTAAAAGAAGCGGTGAAAACACCATTTTTCCAACAAGATTGGCATTACAGATTTACAGCCATGAGTAAGAATGTAAGATGAAGTAGTCCGATAGATAATGTTCCATTACGAACTTGACGCAGAAAACAACAATACTTGGATCTAACAGGTTCATCTATATATCAGAACTTTCCCTTCCATAATCAAAGCGTTAGAGAACTTACCACTTCCCATCCAACAGCCTTAGCTCACTAACCCGTGGTACGTAGTTCATGACAAACTCTAGATATAAGACTAAGGATCAAAGCCTCTAAACTTTAAGATGTTGGGCATAATCTCCATTACTAATCACATAGTTTGAGATCTATTCTGCTTGTTGTTGTTCCGGCCCTCCTGCATTGTGATCTCCTCCTCTGGCTCCTCCGCCGTCTTCTTCGAATTCGCTGGGAAACACACTGACCTGCCGCTTCGGGCAAGATTGTAACAAGagtgctagagcaatcccaacCACACATAGCATAGCTATCAAGCCACAAAACACCCGCGTCAGATGATCCAATTCAGGTTGTGGTAGGGACTGTGTGCTAGTCATCAAGGGGGGGTGTTCCATAACTCAAATGGTCGAGGAGAAACGGAATTAAGACAAGGGAGGAGCGACCAAGATCGATGTGGGTTGAAAATAAGAGAGATACGGAAGAGGGTGTGGTTATATTACTAGCATCCGTCTAACGACGTTAGTACAAAACATTAAAAGTACTGGGGTCAATACTCTATACAGTAGAAATACATGATCGCAGACACAGCTATCACTACGATTGGCGTGTTAAAGATGAGATTTTACAGTTTTACTGGTCTTAAGCTCGACTGCTAAGTAACTTGACTAACCGTTTAGACTAACGGTGCCTAACGTTTTAACGTGACAACTGCTCATTTACTCTGTGACCCTACCAGTATGAGTTTGAAATTTCGAAATAAAGCTACCTTCACAAAATGACCAAAAATGTACTAGTTCATCCGTAAAAGGATGTGAGTGTAGTCGTGTACATGTGGGACTCTTTGGCCAGATTACGAGTGGTACATTTTAATTACCAACAGAATTACATCTTCAAACAGAATTACAGAGTCctgttccaaaaaaaaaaaaaaaaaaagaattacagAGTCACTAACATCTTCAAATTGCTCAAAATATAATCAGTAATCAGGCAAAAATCAGGCAAAATTCAGACAGCTTTTGTTtgacattttattttcatcaaaatatatatgcaatttcGTCCCCTCACTTTTCATTATGAATATATCAGAACACCTAAAAATGACCATattttatacattttatatcaaaccccaaaaataaaaacaatttaaagacggattaagaaattttaaaaaataaccatATTCTAGTCACCAAATTGATTTATAACCTTGTTTTTTAGTTTAGTTGAAAATTGACCTTCTGAGAGTATAGAAAGTCTTTATTACCCATAATAACCATTTACCTCTTGTgattcctttatttttttacaatCGACAACCCAACTTCTCTTCTGAATTCTTATACAgtcaaaacttaaaaaaagaagtaatatATGTTAAGCAAAGAAGCCAGTGAGCATTAGAAGGCAATGTCCTAGGTGAAACAAGTAAGTCCTCAAGTAGACCTCATTAGAAGGGGCTCTTAGGTAATGACAGAGATTCAGCGGCAACATGTTTcccatgtatatatagctagtcAAATTGACAATATCAGCCACTTTGGATGGATTAAACTAACCGAGGGTTTGAGGTGATCCTGCTTCATCAATCTTTGGTTTATCAGTTTTTATACTATTTTACCACTGTAAATAAACACCAAATCTAACATAAGTTATCTAACAGAGTATTATTTTAGAGCAAAAGCTTAACATTCTCTAAAGACCCTAGTGCGCTCTGGCACAACACCAAACTCCCTCTAGCTTGATCTGACACATGCTCTAGAGAGAGATCTGACATGCTTTCCATCTCTGAGAAAAGCCTTAAACTAGCCCCGGGTATTGTCAAGAATGTATCTTAAAAGGCAAAACCAAGGtgcattttttatttgtgttgGTTTTATGAGCTGACAACTTCTAGATGGTTGCATATTACTTAGGAATCGTAATTGAGCGTTTAGGCTCTAGGTGTATACTTCTTTAGTATCTTGTAGTTTTTAATGACTGTATTCTGCATGTATGTTTGGTAGTCATAACTATATTACACCTCTTTTGTAAGACTGTCATGAACTTATGTGGACTGTCTTAAGTTGTACTAATATTAACTTATGTTTGATGTTATATGAGATTAACGAGTAGGTTACTATATGTAGCCATTCTGACATCCGATTATGTAATGAAACTTTCATTtcgttaaaaagaaaaaatgtattATTTTAGAACATAAAACCCAAATACAGTAGATGATATTATCGGGCTTCTCTTTACTAGGTCTGTATTCTCACTGGGCCTGTGAGAACTTTCGTTGGGCCTTGTTGTTGGACCCGACAACTTTATCGAGCTTCGTGCCAAAAAAGAACACGGAGAGAGAGACTAGACTCACTAGAGAGAGAACACGGGGTCggaataataatattttattagacAGGTCGGTGGATGATCAGACGGCTGAGGAGAGCGtattaaagacaaaagaaacacGCCTCCGTCATCTGATTTCGAGTGGTGTTTTTAACGAACAGTACGgacgcaaaaaaaaaaaaaaagtggtgGTGAAGTCGCAACTCGCAacatcgagagagagagaagcagaggCGCGCGATCTCCGGCGGGTTCTGAAAGGCTTCTGTTTTCTCTGCCCCCCAccctctgcttcttcttcttctcctccgaTACGTCGTCGTTTcgcctcttcttctcctgctGTTAATATTCCTGAAACGAAAACAAACAGAGCTCCCGGAGCTAAAGGAATAGAGGTTTCGATtttcgagagagagagagagagatagaaagaGGGAGGGGAGAGAAAGATGTCGAAGAAGAAAGTGAGCGGGAACACCATGACGCTCAAGGACTTTCACGGCGGTTCTATTCCCTCCGATCTCCCTCTCCCTTCTGCTCCCGGTGTGTAAGTCCCTTTTTATCCCTATTCTTTTTTCGATTACTCTTCTCGTCGTTGTTGGTTTGATCAGTGTATTGTGTGATAATGTATGAGAGATTAGCATAAGCAATTAGAtattgtgtgttttttttttattggatcGACGGTTTTGGATTGGAAcggaaaaaccctagctaatgGTCAAACTGGATTTTGGATTGACAGAATTGTTAGGCATACGGATCGTCCAAGTTACGACCGGCCGGCCGCTTGGGGAAACCCGATCGGACGGCCCGATCACCGTTCCCGGCCACATACGTCGCCCGCCACCAGGCACTTTGATGATAAGACTCCCTTCCTGACGCACTCTGTGCACATTGGCCGGAACTTTGATGAGGATGAGCGGAAGCCTCTGGATGGGGTGTCGGCACCCCGCCGGACTATTAGTGATGACAGCATTCAGGTGGCCCCAGCCGGTGCCGAGCCGAAGCCGGTGTTTGCTTCCCCCGGGGGAGTATCGGGCGTGCAGGGATGGGCTCCGGCGCCGCAATCCCCCAGGGGAGGAGTGAGTTCTTACTCGGAGAGGGTTAGGGAGGTGCAGGGGGTTAATTCTGGTAATGGTGGACGTGGCGGTGTTAGTGGTGCTCAGCCTAATGCGTGGGCAGTGAGGAAGGAGATGGCAGGTGTGACTGAGCCGGCGCCACCTGTATGGTCCGGACAGAGTGCTGTTGTGAAGTTGGCTCATGCTAGTGCACTCGAGAAGGTGTCTTCTGGTAGATGGCAATCGAAGTCTTCCATCCAGTATCAGACAAATAATATTGAGGTTGTTAGGTCAGCTGATACAGAGAGTGGTGTACATTCCAGGGGTTATGGTAGTGACTCTTACAAGAGGATGGATGTGATGGTTGAGTGCCAGAACTATGATGCCACCTTGGCAAGACAAGCTGAAAGAGGTCTACAAATTGATGATGGTATTCATAATGTTAGGAAAGAGTTGCCGGAGGATTACGAGAGGGCTAGGGGGCCCATCCTTTCAGAAGTAAAAGAAAGGAACCCAATGGTTAGGAAGGAGTTACCTGATTATGAGAGGGGCAGGATCCCCATTGTTGCAGAAGTAAGAGAAAGGAAGCCAACTGTGTATAGTAACAGGGTTCAACCCACTCAGGCTGATGGTAGATATGGTCAGACAGAAGTACAGCCCTTTGCTTCTTCAGAATCCATAGAGCGCCCTAAGTTAAAGTTACTGCCAAGAACAAGGCCGGTGGGCCATTTGGAAGCTCCAGTTAGTGATCATGCACAGGTATTCACAAGGTTACCAATTGGTCTGTTTATGTGTATttgagtattttttttctttctcagatATAATGACAAAGTTCCACTTAATGAGTTAGTTTCACATTCTTTGGTCGACTACAGGGGTACCAGCACCCTGTTCAAGTTGAAACTGTCAATGAAGTGTATGGAAATATGAATTCTACAAATCCTGGTTCAGCTGGCTCTGAGACTGGGAAACTGGCCGTGGAGCGTccaaaattgaatttaaaGCCCCGGTCTCAGCCTCTTGAACAATTGGATATAATTGCTGAAAGAGAGAGGTAATGTTTCTTTAGCAATGATTGGTTGCCTTATACTTTGTTAATTTATGCCTTTTCGATTAAGAGGGAGAATGAAATGATGTAAAGCTGATTGAAGTGTTAGAGATCATTTGGTACTGTGCATGACTGTTTACTCATTTTCACATGCAATCTTATAAGTACAGTGATCAGATTATAGTGTCTATTTCTTTCAATCCTAACCTTTTCTGTTGAATAAACTGGAAAAATAAGTCTCATTAGGAGTGTTGTAGTTTTAAATCATAGATA contains the following coding sequences:
- the LOC101298564 gene encoding uncharacterized protein LOC101298564, which encodes MSKKKVSGNTMTLKDFHGGSIPSDLPLPSAPGVIVRHTDRPSYDRPAAWGNPIGRPDHRSRPHTSPATRHFDDKTPFLTHSVHIGRNFDEDERKPLDGVSAPRRTISDDSIQVAPAGAEPKPVFASPGGVSGVQGWAPAPQSPRGGVSSYSERVREVQGVNSGNGGRGGVSGAQPNAWAVRKEMAGVTEPAPPVWSGQSAVVKLAHASALEKVSSGRWQSKSSIQYQTNNIEVVRSADTESGVHSRGYGSDSYKRMDVMVECQNYDATLARQAERGLQIDDGIHNVRKELPEDYERARGPILSEVKERNPMVRKELPDYERGRIPIVAEVRERKPTVYSNRVQPTQADGRYGQTEVQPFASSESIERPKLKLLPRTRPVGHLEAPVSDHAQGYQHPVQVETVNEVYGNMNSTNPGSAGSETGKLAVERPKLNLKPRSQPLEQLDIIAERERNALFGGARPRELVLKARGVDDVVINNSDVVQQSNKVENCVPRVENHVPRADHHVLRAEHNSPKPDRVPGNANPTRHPDKADNHPFDQRTGKKFDRRDNQVERVDMQKRNWRNDGRKNNKEIDRQPQQSERPPSPETWRKPEQPKPSSPDGAGLHHGKAASALELAQAFSRSVSDPKLNDRISGQRGIPTRGQIPFSRLMGPTPRPQINGY